A region from the Betaproteobacteria bacterium genome encodes:
- the queE gene encoding 7-carboxy-7-deazaguanine synthase QueE, producing the protein MLRITEIFHSLQGETSRVGLPTVFVRLTGCPLRCGYCDTAYAFHGGETRTLGDVLATVAGYGARYVTVTGGEPLAQKNCLPLLRLLCDAGCSVSLETSGALDIGEVDARVARILDLKAPGSGEVARNRWANLDHLRSTDEIKFVICSEADYEWVKQQLVERELDRLCPVLLSPVSPGLAPTQLAEWILRDRLPVRFQIQLHKILWGAVPGR; encoded by the coding sequence ATGCTGCGCATCACCGAGATCTTCCACTCACTGCAGGGAGAGACGAGCCGGGTCGGCTTGCCGACGGTGTTCGTCCGCCTCACCGGCTGCCCTCTGCGCTGCGGCTACTGCGATACGGCGTACGCCTTCCACGGCGGCGAAACACGCACACTCGGCGACGTGCTCGCTACCGTTGCGGGATACGGTGCGCGTTACGTCACGGTGACCGGGGGCGAGCCGCTCGCCCAGAAGAACTGTCTGCCGCTGCTCCGTCTGCTCTGCGATGCGGGCTGCTCGGTTTCCCTGGAGACCAGCGGAGCGCTCGACATCGGTGAGGTCGATGCAAGAGTCGCCAGGATTCTCGACCTCAAAGCGCCCGGATCGGGCGAGGTCGCCAGGAACCGCTGGGCCAACCTCGACCATCTTCGCAGCACCGACGAGATCAAGTTCGTCATCTGCAGCGAGGCCGACTACGAATGGGTGAAACAGCAACTCGTCGAGCGCGAACTCGATCGATTGTGCCCAGTGCTCCTGTCGCCCGTGTCTCCGGGGCTCGCACCCACGCAGCTGGCCGAATGGATTCTGCGCGACCGCCTGCCGGTCCGCTTTCAGATTCAGCTGCACAAGATTCTCTGGGGTGCAGTTCCAGGGCGCTGA
- a CDS encoding diiron oxygenase produces the protein MQPGLLRLLNDASSPYRDPLARLKWDGLDLERWWLPPHALSLAGVEEFEGLSPSLQRRLSQCEYLHLQETGFWLKSLFMRQMCAALDGSGPALQSRYLHEIREKAGHSLMFVELSERSGLHIADAHRHRPRFLAACTRRVGVDSALFWALAVVGEELPDRLNRAVRQMSDSVPVCAVVYHLATLQVMDETRHIALARANCEEVSQRLSGWQRALQAPLLSRFVGALARHLFYPPSVVYAAAGFERPRTWQQLARTNPVRQRLVEHSVKPTLDFLRAQGWRVRGLPSR, from the coding sequence ATGCAGCCTGGCCTCCTTCGCCTCCTCAACGACGCCAGTTCGCCCTATCGCGATCCGCTCGCGCGGCTGAAGTGGGACGGCCTCGACCTCGAACGCTGGTGGCTGCCGCCGCACGCGCTTTCGCTTGCCGGAGTGGAGGAATTCGAGGGACTGTCGCCGTCACTGCAGCGACGCCTTTCTCAGTGCGAGTATCTGCACCTGCAGGAGACCGGATTCTGGCTCAAGTCCCTTTTCATGCGGCAGATGTGCGCCGCGCTCGATGGATCCGGACCGGCGCTGCAGAGCCGTTACCTGCACGAGATCCGCGAGAAGGCTGGGCACAGCCTCATGTTCGTCGAGTTGTCCGAGCGCAGCGGACTGCACATCGCGGACGCCCATCGCCACCGCCCGCGCTTTCTGGCCGCATGCACGCGGCGGGTCGGCGTCGACTCTGCGCTGTTCTGGGCGCTTGCCGTCGTCGGCGAAGAGCTTCCCGACAGGCTCAACCGCGCGGTGCGTCAGATGTCGGACAGCGTTCCCGTCTGTGCCGTCGTCTATCATCTCGCCACCCTTCAGGTCATGGACGAGACGCGGCACATCGCACTTGCGCGCGCGAACTGCGAGGAGGTGTCGCAACGGCTGTCCGGCTGGCAGCGGGCGTTGCAGGCGCCGTTGCTCTCCCGTTTCGTGGGCGCCCTCGCGCGCCATCTCTTCTATCCGCCGTCGGTGGTCTACGCGGCGGCGGGGTTCGAGCGTCCGCGCACGTGGCAGCAACTGGCACGGACCAACCCGGTACGTCAGCGTCTGGTCGAGCATTCGGTCAAGCCCACGCTGGACTTTCTGCGCGCGCAGGGCTGGCGCGTGCGCGGTCTGCCGAGCCGCTGA
- the queC gene encoding 7-cyano-7-deazaguanine synthase QueC, with product MADAAAVVLLSGGLDSAVTLAIARAEGFACHCLSVDYGQRHRAELHAAETVARSLGAVAHKVLRVDLAAIGGSALTDSDIAVPEDPADGIPVTYVPARNTILLSLGLAWAEVLGAADLFIGANAVDYSGYPDCRPEYLHAYEVMANLATRAAVEGRSFTLHRPLVYLTKAEIVRRGMDLGVDFGATVSCYQASPEGLACGRCDACRLRRAGFEAARLPDPTRYVA from the coding sequence ATGGCTGACGCGGCTGCTGTCGTTCTGCTGTCCGGTGGCCTCGATTCCGCGGTGACACTGGCCATTGCGCGAGCCGAAGGCTTCGCATGCCACTGTCTTTCGGTGGACTACGGGCAGCGTCACCGCGCGGAGCTGCACGCGGCGGAGACGGTGGCGCGCTCGCTCGGTGCCGTCGCGCACAAGGTGCTTAGAGTCGATCTCGCCGCGATCGGCGGCTCCGCCCTGACCGATTCCGACATTGCCGTTCCGGAGGATCCTGCGGATGGCATCCCGGTCACCTACGTGCCGGCCCGCAACACGATCCTCTTGTCGCTGGGGCTCGCGTGGGCGGAGGTGCTCGGCGCGGCGGACCTCTTCATCGGCGCGAACGCCGTCGACTACTCGGGCTATCCGGATTGCCGGCCGGAGTATCTTCATGCTTACGAAGTGATGGCGAATCTCGCCACCCGGGCCGCAGTCGAGGGGCGTTCATTCACGCTGCACCGTCCGCTCGTGTACCTCACGAAGGCCGAGATCGTGCGTCGCGGCATGGACCTGGGCGTGGACTTCGGCGCGACGGTCTCCTGCTATCAGGCCAGTCCGGAGGGGTTGGCGTGCGGGCGCTGCGATGCCTGCCGCCTGCGCCGTGCCGGTTTCGAGGCAGCGCGACTGCCGGACCCGACGCGCTATGTCGCCTGA
- the ybgF gene encoding tol-pal system protein YbgF, with translation MMRRFFWLALGAAWFVAVPAQAGLFDDKEARDAISRQQQQIDDLSAGRKALEERIAKLEASLLTLLNQNEQMTIELSKLRGQLEVSSNGLDNAAKRQKDMYVDLDTRLRRMEEGAGAAPGTGPVAAATEPPPQRVALSGAPPDAAETNAYEAAQTIRRSGNFTGAIVAFQNFLSKYPTSSLAPRAQYWIGDSYFNLKDYKLAAASQQKLLAQYPESSSVPDALLNLASAQVELGDAAAARKQLEQLVGKYPTSDAAEKARKRLVSLK, from the coding sequence ATGATGCGCCGGTTCTTCTGGCTCGCCCTGGGCGCCGCATGGTTTGTCGCGGTGCCCGCGCAGGCGGGTCTTTTCGACGACAAGGAGGCGAGGGACGCCATATCCAGGCAGCAGCAGCAGATCGACGATCTGTCGGCCGGCCGCAAGGCGCTGGAGGAGCGCATTGCCAAACTGGAGGCGTCCCTGCTCACGCTACTCAATCAGAACGAGCAGATGACCATCGAGCTCTCGAAGCTGCGGGGTCAACTGGAAGTCTCGTCCAACGGGCTGGACAACGCGGCCAAGCGCCAGAAGGACATGTACGTGGACCTGGATACCCGGTTGCGGCGCATGGAAGAGGGTGCCGGCGCCGCGCCCGGCACGGGTCCGGTGGCGGCAGCGACCGAGCCGCCGCCGCAGCGGGTCGCCCTCTCCGGTGCACCGCCGGATGCCGCGGAAACCAATGCGTACGAGGCGGCGCAGACGATCCGCCGGTCCGGCAACTTCACCGGCGCCATCGTCGCCTTCCAGAACTTCCTTTCGAAGTACCCGACGAGCAGTCTTGCGCCGCGCGCGCAGTACTGGATCGGCGACTCGTACTTCAACCTGAAGGACTACAAGCTCGCCGCGGCGAGTCAGCAGAAGCTGCTCGCCCAGTATCCGGAGAGCTCGTCGGTGCCGGATGCGCTGCTGAATCTGGCGAGTGCACAAGTGGAATTGGGTGACGCGGCCGCGGCACGCAAGCAGCTCGAGCAGCTGGTCGGCAAGTACCCGACGAGCGATGCCGCCGAGAAGGCGCGCAAGCGCCTCGTCAGCCTGAAGTAG
- a CDS encoding YeeE/YedE family protein, which produces MSANAALIVAWGGFAIGLVIGFVGDRTQFCTLGAVSDIVTMNDWGRMRMWLLAIGVAVVGANGLELSGLIDLDKSIYRTPTFAWLAYVIGGLFFGAGMTLASGCGTKTLIRIGNGNLKSVVVFLVLGIVAYMTLRGVLAVVRIETLDRVAIHVRGGQDLPTVLSGALGASRRALQILVTALLGGGLVILALARREGRSIEHLLGGVAVGLAIVAGWYLTGHVGYGENPDTLEMTHFGTNSNRPESVTNVAPFAYTLELFMLWTDASRTVTFAIAVVFGIVVGSAVNSLLCGRFRIEGFRSAEDTATHLVGAALMGFG; this is translated from the coding sequence ATGTCCGCGAATGCTGCACTGATCGTCGCCTGGGGCGGATTCGCGATCGGCCTCGTGATCGGTTTCGTCGGCGACCGGACGCAGTTCTGCACGCTGGGTGCAGTGTCCGACATCGTCACCATGAACGACTGGGGCCGCATGCGCATGTGGCTGCTCGCCATCGGGGTCGCCGTCGTCGGCGCCAACGGTCTCGAGTTGTCCGGGCTTATCGACCTCGACAAGAGCATCTACCGCACGCCCACCTTCGCGTGGCTGGCGTACGTCATCGGCGGCCTTTTCTTTGGCGCCGGCATGACACTCGCGTCCGGGTGCGGGACGAAGACGCTCATCCGCATCGGCAACGGCAACCTGAAGTCGGTCGTGGTCTTCCTCGTCCTGGGCATCGTCGCCTACATGACCTTGCGCGGCGTGCTCGCGGTCGTGCGCATCGAGACGCTCGATCGCGTCGCGATTCACGTGCGTGGCGGGCAGGATCTGCCGACGGTGCTGAGCGGCGCGCTCGGCGCGAGTCGACGTGCCCTGCAGATCCTCGTTACCGCTCTGCTCGGTGGCGGTCTCGTCATCCTGGCGCTGGCGCGCCGCGAGGGCCGAAGCATCGAGCACCTGCTGGGCGGAGTGGCGGTCGGCCTCGCGATCGTGGCGGGCTGGTATCTGACGGGTCACGTCGGCTACGGCGAGAATCCCGACACGCTCGAGATGACGCACTTCGGGACCAATTCCAATCGCCCCGAGTCCGTCACCAACGTGGCCCCCTTCGCCTACACGCTCGAACTCTTCATGCTGTGGACGGACGCATCGCGCACCGTGACCTTCGCGATTGCCGTCGTCTTCGGCATCGTCGTGGGATCGGCCGTGAACTCCCTGCTCTGTGGACGCTTTCGCATCGAAGGCTTCCGCTCTGCCGAGGATACCGCCACGCATCTCGTCGGTGCCGCACTCATGGGCTTCGG